A single region of the Anaerococcus urinomassiliensis genome encodes:
- a CDS encoding DUF4300 family protein has translation MKKILILILSILCLSSCSENKEMPKNDGSKLVYNNLLTKKSRDDLKSIIKMSDLDHKKTDRFFKQVEFFNSRVKSDLLVKEDYVRADKVKDYDVYAIQDQLYKLDPNFTGINCRITTFGLVSDKIEVKNKANPNMSVVEIDNTSFNNPPVDTLDKDEIEKFNKFYSAIPTENKNDVNYQVNKIVNFWKESGIKFHKNDIYEVISVFEFSNIDENKNELFVGHTGLLFKLNDGRLMLVEKLAFTAPYQVVIFDDENNLYDYLMDLYDYSNDDYPIKPIIFRDEKVFVKN, from the coding sequence ATGAAAAAAATATTAATATTAATTCTTTCAATACTTTGTTTATCTTCTTGTAGTGAAAATAAAGAGATGCCTAAAAACGATGGCTCCAAGCTTGTGTACAATAATCTCCTTACAAAAAAATCTAGAGATGATCTAAAAAGTATTATTAAAATGTCTGACCTGGATCATAAGAAAACTGACAGATTTTTTAAGCAAGTAGAATTCTTTAATTCAAGAGTTAAAAGTGATTTATTAGTAAAAGAAGATTATGTAAGAGCTGACAAGGTAAAAGATTATGACGTATATGCAATACAAGATCAATTGTATAAGTTGGATCCTAATTTTACAGGTATCAATTGTAGGATTACAACTTTTGGCTTAGTTTCTGACAAAATTGAAGTTAAAAATAAAGCAAATCCAAACATGTCTGTAGTAGAAATCGATAATACAAGCTTTAACAATCCTCCTGTCGATACTCTAGATAAGGATGAAATTGAAAAGTTTAATAAGTTCTACTCTGCCATTCCTACTGAAAACAAAAACGATGTTAACTATCAGGTAAATAAAATTGTAAATTTTTGGAAGGAAAGCGGAATCAAATTTCATAAAAATGATATCTATGAAGTCATATCAGTATTTGAATTTTCAAATATAGATGAAAATAAGAACGAACTTTTTGTCGGACACACAGGTCTATTGTTTAAACTTAATGATGGCAGATTGATGCTTGTAGAAAAACTAGCCTTTACCGCTCCTTACCAAGTTGTAATCTTTGATGACGAAAATAATTTATACGATTATCTTATGGATCTTTATGATTATTCCAATGATGATTACCCAATAAAGCCTATTATTTTTAGAGATGAAAAAGTGTTTGTAAAAAATTAA
- a CDS encoding ATP-grasp domain-containing protein: MKKFLPIILGSDLNTYSIAREIHEAYGIKSVVATSAIFLPCIDSEIITFYKKKNFSKDREVFSNLLNKIYYDYKDSSNDFIIFCPDDYMRNFLITNLDLLDFNPKLPYANIDVINSIKTKDEFNQKIAHLDLVPQTILANEGNYKDLDFPENVFIKADDDVFYKKLDFDGWQKGYHSKSKEQTIKILENIFSNGYDKNMLVQEFVAGGDGSEFSIDGYRSKSTFSMSACKNVMLDKRPDWVGNFVAKIDTDQDILYDYARKIVESLGVYGLFNIDFKRDINTGKIYAFEINLRQGRCHYYATQNGVNLSKIAIEDLIFDNPMEVLGNVPFAYYNLDLDQTLENMADDLKEEFTNPVRFDNCINPLVYDKDWNRKRRKKIEKYLDKLGKETFVYKEI, translated from the coding sequence ATGAAAAAATTTTTACCAATAATACTAGGATCAGACCTAAATACATATTCTATAGCAAGGGAAATCCACGAAGCTTATGGCATAAAGTCAGTTGTTGCAACATCTGCTATATTTTTACCTTGTATAGACTCTGAGATAATTACATTTTATAAAAAGAAAAATTTCTCAAAAGATAGGGAAGTATTCTCTAATCTTTTAAATAAAATTTACTATGATTACAAAGATTCATCTAATGATTTTATCATATTTTGTCCAGATGATTATATGAGAAATTTCTTAATTACTAATTTAGATTTACTAGATTTTAATCCAAAACTACCATATGCAAACATAGATGTTATAAATTCTATAAAGACCAAAGATGAATTTAACCAAAAAATAGCCCATCTTGACCTGGTCCCACAAACAATTTTGGCAAATGAGGGAAATTATAAAGACCTAGATTTTCCAGAAAATGTCTTCATAAAAGCAGATGATGATGTGTTTTATAAAAAACTTGATTTTGATGGCTGGCAAAAAGGCTACCATTCCAAATCAAAAGAGCAGACTATAAAAATCTTGGAAAATATTTTTTCTAATGGATATGATAAGAATATGCTGGTCCAAGAATTTGTAGCTGGAGGAGACGGAAGCGAATTTAGTATCGATGGCTATAGGTCAAAATCTACTTTCTCTATGTCAGCCTGTAAGAATGTCATGCTTGACAAAAGACCAGACTGGGTTGGCAACTTTGTAGCAAAAATTGATACTGACCAGGATATCTTATATGATTATGCAAGAAAAATAGTAGAAAGTCTTGGAGTTTATGGACTTTTTAATATTGATTTCAAAAGGGATATAAATACTGGAAAAATTTATGCATTTGAAATTAACCTTCGCCAAGGTCGTTGCCACTATTATGCGACCCAAAATGGGGTTAATCTATCAAAGATAGCAATAGAAGATTTGATTTTTGATAATCCTATGGAAGTTTTAGGTAATGTGCCATTTGCTTATTATAACCTAGACCTTGATCAGACTCTAGAAAATATGGCAGATGATTTGAAAGAAGAATTTACTAATCCAGTACGATTTGACAATTGTATCAATCCTCTAGTCTACGATAAAGATTGGAATAGGAAAAGACGTAAAAAAATAGAAAAATACTTGGATAAACTAGGCAAAGAAACTTTTGTATACAAGGAAATTTAA
- a CDS encoding alpha/beta hydrolase family protein: protein MSKTKIKDILGYDFLRGLEISSDKSKLAYTKTKANYDQNKYENDIWVYDAKENITYPVTNTKESSIFTFDQDSNLIYKAKSLDDKDIFNKVSDHGVGEEYFAIEKNVSHIEWLKDDLYLIKASDKKSKEEKDKDKEDNYYKEVIDLPFWLNGAGYLKHEKSSYYFYDAIDKKLSKIIDSDFDHDISFLNINEDNTKIVYAKGNYDKARVMDLRESLYLYDIEKKESKLLIDANFSFYYANFIEDKIIFVATDMKKGGINEDAFIYICEFDGSYEKITDDKFDMAFGNSIGTDARYDGAKTFAIANNRLYFVVTEKEDSKLYSIDKTGDVKLEIGSRVEDFAIKDDALYYFAMDKDSLYELYKKDSDKVLIENKITTKLGNIETFEFKSNGDTLTGYVLLPTKFDKDKKYPTILSIHGGPKTEFSDIFHHEHQVFANDGYIVIYTNPHGSSGNGVAYSDIRGLYGAKDYEDLMRFTDLAIEKYPQIDEKRMGVYGGSYGGFMTNWIIGHTDRFAAACAQRSISNWISFYGVSDIGYYFANDQTGAKDPWEDLDKMWDQSPLKYADKVKTPTLFIHSDEDYRCPLEQGLQMYTKIKLNGVDTKMYIFHGENHELSRSGKPKPRLKRLKEIKKWFDGYLK, encoded by the coding sequence ATGAGTAAAACTAAGATTAAAGATATACTAGGATACGATTTTTTGCGTGGACTAGAAATATCAAGTGACAAAAGTAAGCTTGCTTACACAAAGACAAAGGCAAATTATGATCAAAACAAATATGAGAATGACATCTGGGTATATGATGCAAAAGAAAATATAACTTACCCTGTGACAAATACAAAAGAAAGTTCTATTTTTACTTTTGACCAAGACTCAAACCTAATCTACAAGGCTAAAAGTCTCGATGATAAAGATATTTTCAATAAAGTTAGCGATCATGGAGTTGGAGAGGAATATTTTGCAATAGAAAAAAATGTTTCTCATATAGAATGGCTAAAAGATGACCTTTACCTAATCAAGGCTAGTGATAAAAAATCTAAAGAAGAAAAAGATAAAGATAAGGAAGATAATTATTACAAAGAAGTAATTGATTTGCCATTCTGGCTAAATGGTGCTGGATATCTTAAACATGAGAAAAGTTCCTATTATTTCTACGATGCCATAGATAAGAAGCTATCAAAAATCATAGATTCTGATTTTGACCACGATATTAGTTTTTTAAACATTAATGAAGATAACACAAAAATCGTCTATGCTAAGGGCAATTATGATAAGGCAAGGGTGATGGATTTGCGTGAATCCTTGTATCTTTACGATATAGAAAAGAAAGAATCAAAACTTCTAATAGATGCAAACTTCTCTTTCTACTATGCCAACTTTATAGAAGATAAGATTATCTTTGTAGCAACTGATATGAAAAAAGGCGGAATAAACGAAGATGCCTTTATCTATATCTGTGAATTTGACGGTTCATATGAAAAAATAACCGACGATAAATTTGATATGGCCTTTGGCAATAGCATAGGTACTGATGCAAGATATGATGGAGCTAAGACCTTTGCAATAGCCAATAACCGACTATATTTTGTTGTAACAGAAAAAGAAGACAGCAAACTTTATTCTATAGATAAAACCGGTGATGTTAAGCTAGAAATTGGCTCAAGAGTGGAAGACTTTGCTATAAAGGACGATGCTTTATACTACTTTGCTATGGATAAGGATAGCCTATACGAACTTTACAAAAAAGATTCTGACAAGGTATTAATTGAAAATAAAATCACTACAAAGCTAGGAAATATAGAAACATTTGAATTTAAGTCAAATGGAGATACGCTAACAGGCTATGTGCTCCTTCCTACAAAGTTTGATAAGGACAAGAAATATCCTACAATACTTTCTATCCACGGTGGGCCAAAGACAGAGTTTTCTGATATCTTCCACCACGAACACCAAGTTTTTGCCAATGATGGATACATTGTAATATATACAAATCCACATGGTTCATCTGGAAATGGCGTGGCTTATAGCGATATTAGGGGCCTATATGGGGCTAAGGACTATGAGGATTTGATGAGATTTACTGATCTAGCTATAGAAAAGTACCCACAAATAGATGAGAAACGTATGGGAGTTTATGGTGGTTCTTATGGTGGATTTATGACAAATTGGATTATAGGTCACACTGATAGATTTGCTGCAGCATGTGCTCAAAGATCTATATCAAACTGGATTAGTTTCTACGGTGTATCTGACATAGGCTACTACTTTGCCAACGACCAAACAGGAGCAAAGGATCCATGGGAAGATCTAGATAAGATGTGGGACCAATCTCCACTAAAATATGCTGATAAGGTAAAAACTCCTACCCTATTCATCCACTCTGATGAGGACTATCGCTGCCCACTAGAGCAAGGTCTACAAATGTATACAAAGATTAAACTAAATGGTGTAGATACAAAAATGTATATATTCCATGGTGAAAATCATGAACTATCAAGGTCTGGTAAACCAAAGCCAAGGCTAAAGAGACTTAAAGAAATTAAAAAATGGTTTGATGGATATTTGAAATAA
- a CDS encoding DUF4349 domain-containing protein, which produces MKKQKNILITIILTFALVACGAGNFNEASVKNDSANYNPGEIASESMKTEDIAEEETIDDGQSLDLTNTDRKIERFYDYTVETTDFDKDYQSIENLVGKYGGFFESSTIDREFPNESDDSIRILNSTIKIPNDKSDEFRDELEGHGKILSSSNHINDFTKSYTDTSIRLKSKETELDKLNELLEKAENLEDVMAIQARILDVQAEIDQIKAAISDMDSRVYYDTYNLYLREVYNYSNVANRSPDFAGRISQAFGDSIHIFINFFQDLMIALVTLWPLLLIVIVIIMFVKYWKKKKLAKINKAKTFSKESKEISDEKLD; this is translated from the coding sequence ATGAAAAAGCAAAAAAATATTTTAATTACTATCATTTTAACATTCGCTCTAGTAGCCTGTGGAGCAGGCAATTTTAATGAGGCTAGTGTAAAAAATGATAGTGCAAATTATAATCCTGGTGAAATTGCATCTGAAAGTATGAAAACTGAAGATATAGCAGAAGAAGAAACTATCGATGATGGCCAAAGTTTGGATTTGACAAATACTGACCGTAAGATAGAAAGGTTTTATGATTATACAGTTGAAACTACTGACTTTGACAAGGATTACCAAAGTATTGAAAATTTAGTTGGTAAGTATGGTGGATTTTTTGAATCATCTACCATTGACCGTGAATTTCCCAATGAATCTGATGATAGTATAAGAATTCTAAATTCTACAATAAAAATTCCAAATGACAAATCAGATGAATTTAGAGATGAACTTGAAGGCCATGGCAAAATTCTATCATCTAGCAATCACATCAACGATTTTACAAAATCTTATACTGATACTAGCATTAGGCTCAAATCCAAAGAGACCGAGCTTGATAAGCTTAATGAACTTCTAGAAAAGGCAGAAAATCTTGAAGATGTAATGGCTATTCAAGCAAGAATTCTAGATGTCCAAGCTGAAATTGATCAGATAAAAGCAGCTATTTCAGATATGGATAGTAGGGTATACTACGATACCTACAATCTTTACCTAAGAGAAGTATATAATTATAGCAATGTAGCCAATAGATCACCGGATTTTGCAGGAAGAATTTCTCAAGCCTTTGGCGATTCCATTCATATTTTTATAAATTTCTTCCAAGATCTAATGATAGCTCTAGTAACCCTATGGCCACTACTGTTAATAGTAATAGTGATTATTATGTTTGTGAAATATTGGAAAAAGAAAAAACTTGCAAAAATCAACAAAGCTAAGACCTTTAGCAAAGAATCAAAAGAGATTAGTGATGAAAAACTAGACTAG
- a CDS encoding acyltransferase family protein has protein sequence MERKVKTKKEYYLLTALRALGFVGVSLFHRFSHIFPGGYLAVIIFLLLSGFLTMMGADNKKNIDFKKSLSIFINKYIKILGPVLFIMAIVMGFSLAFAREVFDDSIKSVIPVALNFENIQKILINEDYFNQLGNFNIFNHLWYVSMYMQFIAIFMVIDGFTKKLNDNVKLIIHLLITIVSFILMISLGKNNSDITRIYNGIDTRISAFAFGVSLYLLNKNYLSRIKYSESFLKVSALVLGLLSVIPFFFVDGKEISSYKFIFIAYTLIIGLLTLVLFNYERTYYRTRKNKFQIVSYIGDRSYYLYLWQYVVQILSVYFLHGMNNVLVVIIEILAIFILSELTYIIFKNKKINLSLIMISILALIGLRITSAKIGNAKEKEIAELRKEITANEELIKKRNEEARKNKQKKASNKKEEKNLTKSIANVDTKTIDTQEKKYNQDFEEKAYDDFEFTENELDYLSKISITSIGDSVIINADSYIRKYIPNFYLDGEVGRDMVSGPEILSAIKENVGLADIVVISLGSNGSANHNDMDKIMEIADGRDVYFVNTSHTQSYMDYVNNSIKEYCDSHDKAHMVDWRNYIKDKPDYLAADRTHPNIPGSDAFAKLIMRKILNVNKIAP, from the coding sequence ATGGAAAGAAAAGTAAAAACAAAAAAAGAATATTATTTATTAACAGCTCTACGTGCACTAGGTTTTGTTGGAGTCAGCCTATTTCATAGGTTTTCTCACATATTTCCTGGGGGCTATCTAGCTGTAATAATTTTCCTACTCCTATCAGGATTTTTAACTATGATGGGAGCGGATAATAAAAAAAATATAGATTTTAAAAAATCTTTGTCTATTTTTATTAATAAATACATAAAGATTTTGGGCCCAGTATTATTTATTATGGCAATAGTTATGGGATTTTCTTTGGCCTTTGCTAGAGAAGTTTTTGATGATTCCATCAAGTCTGTTATTCCTGTTGCCCTAAACTTTGAAAATATACAAAAAATCCTTATAAATGAAGATTATTTCAATCAACTTGGTAATTTTAATATCTTTAACCATTTATGGTATGTATCTATGTACATGCAATTTATTGCTATATTTATGGTAATTGATGGATTTACAAAAAAACTTAATGATAATGTAAAACTTATAATTCATTTGCTAATCACAATTGTTAGTTTTATCCTAATGATAAGTTTAGGAAAAAATAATAGTGATATTACTAGAATCTACAATGGAATTGATACTAGGATATCGGCATTTGCTTTTGGCGTATCCTTATATCTATTGAACAAAAATTACTTATCAAGGATTAAATACAGTGAATCTTTTCTAAAGGTTTCTGCATTAGTTCTAGGATTATTAAGTGTCATACCATTCTTCTTTGTAGATGGTAAAGAGATTTCTTCATATAAGTTTATCTTTATAGCTTATACACTAATTATTGGCCTTTTGACCCTGGTGTTATTTAATTATGAAAGGACCTACTATAGGACAAGGAAGAATAAGTTCCAGATAGTTTCTTATATTGGCGATAGATCATATTATCTATACTTATGGCAATATGTAGTGCAGATACTTTCTGTGTATTTCTTACATGGAATGAATAATGTTCTTGTAGTCATTATAGAAATTCTTGCCATATTTATATTATCTGAGCTAACATATATTATATTTAAGAATAAGAAAATAAATCTTAGCTTGATTATGATATCAATACTTGCTCTTATTGGCCTAAGAATTACTTCAGCAAAAATTGGCAATGCCAAGGAAAAAGAAATAGCAGAGCTTAGAAAAGAGATAACTGCCAATGAAGAATTGATCAAGAAAAGAAATGAAGAGGCCAGAAAAAATAAGCAGAAAAAAGCAAGCAATAAAAAAGAAGAGAAAAATCTCACGAAATCTATAGCTAATGTCGATACAAAGACAATAGATACTCAAGAGAAAAAATATAATCAAGATTTTGAAGAAAAGGCTTACGATGATTTCGAATTTACAGAAAATGAACTAGATTATTTGTCCAAGATTTCTATTACTTCTATCGGTGATTCTGTAATCATCAATGCTGATTCTTATATCAGAAAGTATATACCAAACTTCTACCTTGATGGTGAGGTTGGTCGTGATATGGTTAGTGGCCCAGAAATCCTATCAGCAATCAAGGAAAATGTTGGACTTGCCGATATAGTTGTGATTTCCCTTGGATCAAATGGTTCTGCTAACCATAATGATATGGATAAGATAATGGAAATTGCGGATGGCCGTGATGTTTATTTTGTAAATACTTCCCACACCCAATCATATATGGACTATGTAAATAATTCTATCAAGGAATACTGCGATAGCCACGATAAGGCTCATATGGTTGACTGGAGAAACTACATTAAAGATAAGCCTGATTATCTAGCAGCTGATAGGACTCATCCAAACATTCCTGGATCAGATGCCTTTGCCAAACTTATTATGAGAAAGATTTTAAATGTAAATAAGATAGCTCCATAG
- a CDS encoding 5-formyltetrahydrofolate cyclo-ligase has protein sequence MKIETKVKFKKTISNMIYRFKHHEVTNNSAALSFYFLQASIPLSMVLVSVVSRILENNVDAIYSLLEFLPSTSKDMVKWVIDTMFVNTSSTSVTVITVLFALWSATKGMNNLITSINKAYGLEGENKYIKQRLFSLLYTIMFIVFILFILVSQIYGPSILTFINNNILTRISDKAFGGLFDSILQALSSPLFRLTLTLVPILIIALAFGVFYRFAPNNKNDRVPFKNAFYGGLFAIITIYIATFLYSFFLNNFSKQSVVYGALAGILALFIWLNLVSTILILGAELIDSTKENFAIASDKEIREFKNNNKSFKESLQTTIEESMIKKEENNEIIDKRTLRKQFRELRYHMDPAKKSMVDYAIFTKFLNSDLFNEAKSIFIYVSVADEVDTFEIIKHSLEMGKALYVPYITDRDEGLMIPIRIYDLDNLIPGEFDIPTSYTMETIANPDLTIVPGLGFDKSKNRMGYGGGYYDRYLNKAETRSVGLFASEFEVEEIPTDEFDHKLDYIITEKEIF, from the coding sequence ATGAAGATAGAGACAAAGGTAAAATTTAAAAAGACCATAAGCAATATGATTTATAGGTTCAAGCACCATGAGGTAACCAATAACTCAGCTGCTTTATCCTTTTACTTCTTACAAGCATCTATACCACTATCAATGGTGCTTGTATCAGTAGTTTCTAGGATTTTGGAAAATAATGTTGATGCTATTTATTCACTCTTAGAATTTTTGCCATCAACTTCAAAAGATATGGTAAAATGGGTCATTGACACTATGTTTGTCAATACTAGTTCAACATCGGTTACTGTTATTACCGTGCTTTTTGCCCTTTGGTCTGCCACCAAGGGCATGAATAACCTAATCACATCTATAAATAAAGCCTATGGTCTTGAGGGTGAAAATAAGTATATCAAACAGAGACTTTTTTCACTCCTTTATACAATAATGTTTATAGTTTTTATACTGTTTATTTTGGTTTCACAGATTTATGGACCTAGTATTTTGACTTTTATAAATAACAACATACTAACACGTATATCTGACAAAGCCTTTGGGGGCTTGTTTGATAGTATATTACAGGCCCTCTCATCTCCTCTATTTAGGTTGACTTTGACATTAGTACCCATACTAATAATTGCTCTAGCCTTTGGAGTATTTTATAGGTTTGCACCAAATAATAAGAATGATAGAGTTCCATTTAAAAATGCATTTTATGGAGGATTGTTTGCAATCATAACTATTTATATTGCAACTTTCTTGTACTCTTTCTTCTTGAACAATTTTTCCAAGCAATCTGTAGTATATGGTGCCTTGGCTGGTATATTGGCCCTATTTATTTGGCTTAACTTAGTATCCACCATACTTATCCTTGGTGCTGAATTAATTGACTCTACTAAGGAAAATTTCGCAATAGCTTCTGATAAGGAGATTAGAGAATTTAAAAATAATAACAAGTCTTTCAAAGAAAGCCTACAAACAACTATCGAGGAATCTATGATTAAAAAAGAAGAAAACAACGAAATAATAGATAAGAGAACATTGAGAAAGCAATTTAGAGAGTTAAGATACCATATGGACCCAGCTAAGAAAAGTATGGTAGACTATGCAATTTTTACAAAATTTCTAAATTCAGATTTGTTTAATGAAGCAAAAAGTATATTTATTTATGTTTCTGTGGCTGATGAAGTAGATACCTTTGAGATTATAAAACACTCACTAGAAATGGGCAAAGCTTTATATGTGCCATATATCACCGATAGAGATGAGGGTCTTATGATTCCTATAAGAATCTATGATTTGGACAATCTAATCCCAGGGGAGTTTGATATACCGACATCATATACTATGGAAACTATAGCAAATCCTGACCTAACTATTGTTCCTGGCCTAGGTTTTGACAAAAGCAAAAACCGTATGGGCTATGGTGGTGGTTACTACGACAGGTATCTAAACAAGGCAGAAACAAGATCAGTAGGATTATTTGCAAGCGAATTTGAGGTAGAAGAAATTCCAACAGATGAATTTGACCACAAGCTTGATTATATCATTACAGAAAAAGAAATCTTTTAA
- the serS gene encoding serine--tRNA ligase: MIDIKLLRENPEMVKENIKKKFQDEKLVLVDEVLDLDEKARAAKTEGDNLRAERNKVSKQIGALMGQGKKDEAEEAKAHVGEINDRLSHIEEETRNLAEEVKVRMQKIPQIIDETVPIGKDDSENVENERYGEPIVPDYEVPYHVDIMESFDGIDLDASRETSGAGFYYLKGDIARLHSAIISYARDFMIDRGYTYYIPPFMIRSEVVTGVMSFEEMENMMYKIEGEDLYLIGTSEHSMIGKFINTINEEDTMPLKMTSYSPCFRKEVGAHGIEERGVYRIHQFEKQEMVIICKPEDSKEFYNELWNNTVDFFRSLEIPVRTLECCSGDLADLKVKSCDVEAWSPRQGKYFEVGSCSNLGDAQARRLGIRLRGENGTYFAHTLNNTVVAPPRMLIAFLENLLQEDGSVKIPEPLRMYMGGKEKIEPKAK, translated from the coding sequence ATGATAGATATTAAGCTATTAAGAGAAAACCCAGAAATGGTAAAAGAAAATATCAAAAAGAAGTTCCAAGATGAGAAGTTAGTTTTAGTAGATGAGGTCCTAGACCTAGACGAAAAGGCTAGAGCTGCAAAGACCGAGGGAGATAATCTTAGAGCAGAAAGAAATAAGGTTTCTAAACAAATTGGCGCACTAATGGGCCAAGGCAAAAAAGATGAAGCAGAAGAAGCTAAAGCTCATGTTGGAGAAATCAACGATAGACTAAGTCATATAGAAGAAGAAACTAGAAACTTGGCAGAAGAAGTCAAAGTTCGTATGCAAAAAATCCCACAAATCATCGATGAAACTGTTCCAATAGGCAAAGATGACAGCGAAAATGTGGAAAATGAGAGATACGGAGAACCTATAGTGCCAGACTATGAAGTTCCATACCACGTAGATATTATGGAATCATTTGATGGTATAGATTTAGATGCATCTCGCGAAACTTCTGGTGCAGGATTCTATTACCTAAAAGGTGACATAGCAAGACTTCACTCTGCAATAATTTCTTATGCTCGTGACTTCATGATTGACCGTGGATATACTTACTACATTCCACCATTTATGATTCGTTCAGAAGTTGTAACTGGTGTTATGAGCTTTGAAGAGATGGAAAACATGATGTACAAAATCGAGGGTGAGGACTTATACTTAATAGGAACAAGTGAACACTCTATGATTGGTAAATTTATCAATACTATCAACGAAGAAGATACTATGCCACTTAAGATGACATCCTATTCACCATGCTTTAGAAAAGAAGTTGGAGCACACGGTATAGAAGAACGTGGAGTTTACCGTATTCACCAATTCGAAAAGCAAGAGATGGTAATCATCTGTAAACCAGAAGATTCAAAAGAATTTTACAACGAACTATGGAATAATACAGTAGATTTCTTCAGAAGTCTAGAAATACCAGTAAGAACCCTAGAATGCTGCTCAGGAGACCTAGCTGATCTTAAGGTCAAATCTTGTGACGTAGAAGCATGGAGCCCACGCCAAGGAAAATACTTTGAAGTAGGATCCTGCTCTAACCTTGGAGATGCCCAAGCAAGACGTCTTGGTATTAGACTTCGTGGAGAAAATGGAACATACTTTGCCCACACACTAAACAATACCGTAGTAGCACCACCAAGAATGCTTATAGCCTTCCTTGAAAACCTACTACAAGAAGATGGTAGCGTGAAAATACCTGAACCACTTAGAATGTACATGGGTGGCAAAGAAAAAATCGAACCTAAGGCAAAATAG
- the hpf gene encoding ribosome hibernation-promoting factor, HPF/YfiA family has product MKINLVGKNINITQDIKDEVEKKFDRLNKYFDDQQTMDVKISEEGNDYKVESTIILDGGTILRAENMEESYQNAIDRTMDALVRQIRKHKTRLLKHRNSGSIKFESFNESFDSEYNIDDSYDDDEIKIVREKEVKMKPMSDQEAAMQMELLNHDFYVYQDDQDMNLCIVYRRKNGGYGVIIPTQR; this is encoded by the coding sequence ATGAAAATAAACTTAGTGGGAAAAAACATAAACATCACCCAAGACATCAAAGATGAAGTAGAAAAGAAATTCGATCGACTTAACAAATATTTTGACGACCAACAAACTATGGATGTCAAGATTTCCGAAGAAGGCAATGACTATAAGGTAGAATCTACCATAATTCTTGATGGAGGTACTATACTCAGAGCAGAAAATATGGAAGAGTCCTATCAAAATGCTATCGATAGAACCATGGATGCTCTCGTTCGCCAGATTAGGAAACACAAGACTAGATTATTAAAGCACAGGAACTCAGGCTCAATCAAGTTTGAAAGCTTCAACGAATCTTTTGACAGCGAATACAATATCGATGATTCTTATGACGATGATGAAATCAAGATTGTTCGTGAAAAGGAAGTAAAGATGAAGCCAATGAGTGACCAAGAAGCAGCAATGCAAATGGAATTACTTAACCACGATTTTTATGTTTACCAAGATGATCAAGATATGAATCTATGTATAGTATATCGTAGAAAAAATGGTGGTTATGGAGTGATAATTCCAACCCAAAGATAA